One Streptomyces sp. RPA4-2 genomic window carries:
- a CDS encoding TIGR02452 family protein, with the protein MSARLRAIARQTEEAVAAGSYRGPHGRVVPIAAAVEAARAGTRMYGPGPIGVPAGGPAAFATGFAGTSFEVTGESSTQAAERLTGEGAQGPSGPVAVLNFASARNPGGGYLRGAQAQEEDLCRASALYACLLRVREFYDHHRAHPDPFYSDRVIHSPAVPVFRGGRGELLDVPYTAGFLTAAAPNASVVLRTAPERADELPRALAVRAERVLETAAAEGYRRLILGAWGCGVFGNDPAQVAAAFRDLLVGGRFEGFFDQVVFGVLDRTPGAATRTVFERTFATAVQGHGRSADRVRNRVAPHPHGPPGVPGGQFQP; encoded by the coding sequence GGGTTCGTACCGCGGACCGCACGGACGGGTGGTGCCGATCGCCGCGGCGGTCGAGGCCGCGCGGGCCGGGACGCGCATGTACGGGCCGGGTCCGATCGGGGTGCCGGCCGGTGGTCCCGCGGCCTTTGCCACGGGCTTCGCCGGCACGTCGTTCGAGGTCACGGGCGAGAGCAGCACGCAGGCCGCGGAACGGCTGACGGGCGAGGGCGCCCAGGGCCCGTCGGGCCCCGTCGCCGTGCTGAACTTCGCCTCGGCGCGGAACCCCGGCGGTGGCTATCTGAGGGGCGCGCAGGCCCAGGAGGAGGACCTGTGCCGGGCGTCGGCGCTCTACGCCTGCCTGCTGCGGGTCCGCGAGTTCTACGACCACCACCGCGCCCACCCGGACCCGTTCTACTCCGACCGGGTCATCCATTCGCCCGCCGTGCCCGTCTTCCGCGGCGGTCGCGGTGAGCTGCTCGACGTGCCGTACACCGCCGGATTCCTGACCGCGGCGGCCCCGAACGCCTCGGTCGTGCTGCGCACGGCCCCGGAGCGCGCGGACGAGCTGCCGCGCGCCCTGGCCGTCCGGGCCGAGCGGGTGCTGGAGACCGCCGCGGCCGAGGGGTACCGGCGCCTGATCCTGGGTGCCTGGGGCTGCGGCGTCTTCGGCAACGACCCGGCGCAGGTCGCCGCGGCCTTCCGTGACCTGCTGGTCGGGGGCCGCTTCGAGGGGTTCTTCGACCAGGTGGTTTTCGGTGTCCTGGATCGCACCCCGGGCGCGGCGACACGGACGGTGTTCGAACGGACGTTCGCGACCGCGGTGCAGGGACACGGACGCTCCGCCGATCGGGTGAGGAACCGCGTGGCCCCTCACCCGCACGGTCCGCCGGGCGTCCCGGGCGGTCAGTTCCAGCCGTAG
- a CDS encoding type II toxin-antitoxin system PemK/MazF family toxin: protein MNAFTDDTDEHVPGRYGPSATTEAEPRAVGRVRTEYSPAHDGDPDPGEIVWTWVPFEENDGRGKDRPVLVVARETAGTLLAVQLSSKRHDGDREWVPIGSGPWDRTGRDSWVAVDRVLRLHEDGMRREACALDRMRFNLVVHRLRERYGWN from the coding sequence GTGAATGCCTTTACCGATGACACCGACGAGCATGTCCCCGGCCGCTACGGCCCTTCGGCCACCACGGAGGCCGAGCCCCGCGCGGTGGGCCGGGTACGCACGGAGTACTCCCCCGCGCACGACGGCGACCCCGATCCCGGCGAGATCGTCTGGACCTGGGTGCCCTTCGAGGAGAACGACGGGCGGGGCAAGGACCGCCCGGTGCTCGTCGTCGCGCGCGAGACCGCGGGCACCCTGCTCGCCGTCCAGTTGTCGAGCAAGCGGCACGACGGCGACCGGGAGTGGGTACCGATAGGCAGCGGTCCGTGGGACCGCACGGGCCGGGACTCGTGGGTGGCCGTGGACCGGGTGCTGCGGCTGCACGAGGACGGCATGCGGCGCGAGGCGTGCGCGCTGGACCGGATGCGGTTCAACCTGGTGGTGCACCGCCTGCGGGAGCGCTACGGCTGGAACTGA
- a CDS encoding flotillin family protein has product MPMVVGVVAGTVVLALIFVIVVFKLMWRVAEPNEALIISGSKHRTEGLEEGMGFRIVTGRGTLVMPGVQAVRKISLDLNETELHVDCVTTQGIPLKVRGVVIFKVGDDFVSIANAGRRFLDQQKMMSERVHNVFAGHLRSIVGGLTVEDMIRDREKLTGQTRAACGTEMEKLGLIVDSLQIHEIEDPTGYIKNLAMPHAAAVQRDARIAQAEANRLATEAEQKAAARMSEATRDSEILQAGYQAERDKAGAKAQQAGPLAAAAARQDVVVQETRIAELEAQRREQQLQADVRKPADAQAYETRARAEAERDARISAAQAKAKETELAAAAEANRVKTAANAEAEATKARGAAAAMATRATGEAEAAAAQAKGLATAEATRAQGLAEAETIKARAAALAENQEAVVAQQLAENWPEIVRAGASAFGNVDHMVLLNGADGMSDMFAKALTMGGTGLGLARQLLSSMNQDGAAAGNGAAVNGFVPPRAEKVPVEGDGK; this is encoded by the coding sequence ATGCCGATGGTTGTCGGCGTCGTGGCGGGGACGGTTGTCCTCGCGCTGATTTTCGTGATCGTGGTCTTCAAGCTCATGTGGCGGGTGGCGGAGCCCAACGAGGCACTGATCATCTCCGGTTCGAAGCATCGGACCGAAGGCCTCGAAGAGGGCATGGGTTTCCGTATCGTGACGGGGCGCGGCACGCTGGTGATGCCGGGTGTGCAGGCGGTGCGGAAGATCTCGCTGGATCTCAACGAGACCGAGTTGCACGTGGACTGCGTGACCACCCAGGGCATTCCGCTGAAGGTGCGGGGCGTGGTCATCTTCAAGGTGGGCGACGACTTCGTGTCGATCGCCAACGCGGGGCGTCGGTTCCTCGACCAGCAGAAGATGATGTCGGAGCGGGTGCACAACGTGTTCGCCGGTCATCTGCGGTCCATCGTCGGCGGGTTGACCGTCGAGGACATGATCCGCGACCGGGAGAAACTGACCGGTCAGACACGGGCCGCGTGCGGTACCGAGATGGAGAAGCTGGGCCTGATCGTCGACTCGCTCCAGATCCACGAGATCGAGGACCCGACCGGTTACATCAAGAACCTCGCGATGCCGCACGCCGCCGCCGTACAGCGCGACGCGCGCATCGCGCAGGCGGAGGCGAACCGTCTCGCCACCGAGGCCGAGCAGAAGGCGGCGGCCCGGATGTCGGAGGCGACCCGGGACAGCGAGATCCTGCAGGCCGGTTACCAGGCCGAGCGCGACAAGGCCGGGGCGAAGGCACAGCAGGCGGGACCGCTCGCCGCGGCAGCCGCCCGGCAGGATGTCGTCGTACAGGAGACCCGGATCGCCGAACTCGAGGCGCAGCGCCGGGAACAGCAGCTCCAGGCGGACGTCCGCAAGCCGGCGGACGCTCAGGCGTACGAGACCCGTGCGCGGGCCGAGGCGGAACGCGACGCGCGGATCTCCGCCGCGCAGGCCAAGGCCAAGGAGACCGAACTCGCGGCGGCGGCCGAGGCGAACCGGGTGAAGACCGCCGCGAACGCCGAGGCCGAGGCGACGAAGGCGCGGGGTGCCGCGGCCGCCATGGCGACCAGGGCCACCGGTGAGGCCGAGGCCGCCGCCGCCCAGGCCAAGGGTCTCGCGACCGCCGAGGCGACCCGCGCGCAGGGTCTCGCGGAGGCGGAGACCATCAAGGCGAGGGCCGCGGCCCTCGCCGAGAACCAGGAGGCCGTGGTCGCCCAGCAACTCGCCGAGAACTGGCCGGAGATCGTCCGGGCGGGGGCGAGCGCGTTCGGCAACGTCGACCACATGGTGCTGCTCAACGGCGCCGACGGCATGTCGGACATGTTCGCCAAGGCGCTCACCATGGGCGGCACGGGCCTGGGTCTGGCCCGGCAGTTGCTCTCGTCGATGAACCAGGACGGGGCTGCCGCGGGCAACGGCGCCGCGGTCAACGGATTCGTGCCGCCCCGCGCGGAGAAGGTGCCGGTGGAGGGGGACGGCAAGTGA
- a CDS encoding amidase encodes MADDRAAGLAECARALAAGEVSSRELVERALARIEATQPSLNAFRLVRAEAALAEADAADRELAAGHRRPLLGVPVAVKDDMDVAGEPTAFGCRGVFPPVAQDGEAVRRLRAAGAIVIGKTNTCELGQWPFTEGPAFGATRNPWHADHTPGGSSGGSAAAVAAGLVPAALGSDGAGSVRIPASWTHLIGIKPQRGRISTWPRPESFQGITVNGTLARSVADAALLLDAASGNRDGDLHRPPVLRVSDAVGREPGRLRIALSLKPPFTAVPARLDPVVRAKVVALAERIAALGHTVEEAEPRYGRIGLTFVPRATAGIAERVRDAPHPHLLDPRTREAARLGRLLGGAPLRVARRAEATLHRRIGALFDTYDVLLAPTTAAPPLRIGSMANMSGLDTERAVIAACPYAWPWNILGWPGVNVPAGFVGEGLPVGAQLLGPAHSEPLLVSLASQLEDDQRWHERWPPHEAPADSPAV; translated from the coding sequence ATGGCTGACGACCGTGCCGCAGGTCTGGCGGAGTGTGCCCGCGCCCTGGCCGCGGGCGAGGTGAGCTCGCGTGAACTGGTCGAACGGGCGCTGGCCCGCATCGAGGCGACCCAGCCCTCTCTGAACGCCTTCCGTCTGGTGCGCGCCGAGGCGGCGCTCGCCGAGGCGGACGCGGCGGACAGGGAACTCGCCGCGGGACACCGCCGGCCGCTGCTGGGGGTGCCGGTCGCGGTGAAGGACGACATGGACGTGGCCGGGGAGCCGACCGCGTTCGGCTGCCGGGGGGTCTTCCCGCCCGTGGCCCAGGACGGGGAGGCGGTGCGCCGGCTGCGTGCCGCCGGGGCGATCGTCATCGGCAAGACCAACACCTGCGAACTCGGCCAGTGGCCGTTCACGGAGGGCCCGGCCTTCGGCGCCACCCGCAATCCCTGGCACGCCGACCACACCCCCGGCGGCTCCTCCGGCGGCTCCGCGGCGGCGGTCGCGGCGGGTCTGGTCCCGGCGGCGCTGGGCTCGGACGGCGCGGGCTCCGTCCGTATCCCGGCCTCCTGGACCCATCTGATCGGGATCAAGCCGCAGCGCGGCCGGATCTCCACCTGGCCGCGCCCCGAGTCCTTCCAGGGCATCACGGTCAACGGCACCCTCGCCCGCTCGGTGGCGGACGCGGCGCTGCTCCTGGACGCGGCGAGCGGCAACCGTGACGGCGATCTGCACCGCCCGCCCGTGCTGCGGGTGTCCGACGCGGTGGGCCGCGAGCCGGGCCGGCTGCGGATCGCCCTGTCGCTGAAGCCGCCGTTCACGGCGGTGCCCGCACGGCTCGACCCGGTCGTACGGGCCAAGGTGGTGGCGCTCGCGGAGCGGATCGCGGCGCTCGGGCACACCGTGGAGGAGGCCGAGCCCCGCTACGGGCGGATCGGGCTCACGTTCGTCCCGCGCGCGACGGCGGGTATCGCCGAACGGGTCCGCGACGCGCCCCACCCGCACCTCCTGGACCCGCGCACCCGGGAAGCGGCCCGCCTCGGCCGGCTGCTCGGGGGCGCGCCCCTGCGGGTGGCCCGGCGCGCCGAGGCGACCCTGCACCGCCGGATCGGTGCGCTCTTCGACACCTACGACGTGCTGCTCGCGCCCACCACGGCCGCTCCCCCGCTGCGCATCGGCTCGATGGCGAACATGAGCGGGCTGGACACCGAACGGGCCGTGATCGCCGCCTGCCCGTACGCCTGGCCGTGGAACATCCTGGGGTGGCCGGGTGTGAACGTACCCGCCGGTTTCGTCGGCGAGGGGCTGCCGGTCGGTGCTCAACTCCTCGGCCCCGCGCACAGCGAGCCGTTGCTCGTCTCGCTGGCCTCCCAGCTGGAGGACGACCAGCGCTGGCACGAAAGGTGGCCGCCGCACGAGGCCCCGGCGGATTCCCCTGCTGTGTAA
- a CDS encoding LacI family DNA-binding transcriptional regulator, producing MVQIPNQPVPPSPAQRPVPTSADVARLAGVSRATVSYVLNNTSAVRISEPTRRRVHEAAKDLGYVPHAAARSLRAGHSRMVLMPAPTVPVGPLYGQFFNELQWALGRLDYTVVQYGSVGLHGDEAARAWAELRPVAVLVPGSGLGPEGVAVLKRSGARAVVTLGPERVEGAHALLMDHDRVGHSAGAHLAARGRHRVGVVVPEEPGLEIFSRPRLEGVRRALRGTGATTTELPLAYEEEAAARLAARWRALGLDGVFAYNDEYAMLLMRALQDAGIAVPDETAVIGADDLMLGRLLRPRLSTVHIELPSGRDLAELVDRAVREPGAPPETHEVLGARVVHRDSS from the coding sequence ATGGTGCAGATACCGAATCAGCCCGTCCCGCCGTCGCCCGCACAACGGCCCGTGCCGACGAGCGCCGATGTGGCCCGCCTGGCGGGCGTCTCCCGGGCCACCGTCTCGTACGTTCTGAACAACACCAGCGCCGTCCGGATCAGCGAGCCCACCCGCCGCCGCGTCCACGAGGCGGCCAAGGACCTCGGGTACGTTCCGCACGCGGCGGCCCGCAGTCTGCGGGCCGGGCACAGCCGGATGGTCCTGATGCCCGCCCCGACCGTGCCCGTGGGCCCGCTCTACGGTCAGTTCTTCAACGAGCTGCAGTGGGCGCTGGGCCGTTTGGACTACACCGTCGTCCAGTACGGCAGCGTCGGTCTGCACGGGGACGAGGCGGCCCGTGCCTGGGCGGAGCTGCGGCCGGTCGCCGTGCTGGTGCCCGGCAGTGGTCTCGGCCCGGAGGGTGTGGCCGTCCTCAAGCGCTCCGGGGCCCGGGCGGTGGTCACGCTCGGCCCCGAGCGGGTCGAGGGCGCGCACGCGCTCCTCATGGACCACGACCGGGTCGGCCACAGCGCGGGGGCCCATCTGGCGGCCCGCGGCCGGCACCGCGTCGGAGTGGTGGTGCCCGAGGAACCGGGCCTGGAGATCTTCTCCAGGCCCCGCCTCGAAGGAGTACGCCGTGCCCTGCGCGGCACCGGCGCCACGACGACCGAGTTGCCGCTGGCGTACGAGGAGGAGGCCGCGGCCCGGCTCGCCGCCCGCTGGCGAGCGCTCGGCCTGGACGGCGTGTTCGCCTACAACGACGAGTACGCCATGCTGCTGATGAGGGCGCTCCAGGACGCGGGCATCGCCGTCCCGGACGAGACGGCCGTCATCGGCGCGGACGACCTGATGCTCGGGCGGCTGCTGCGGCCCCGGCTCAGCACCGTCCACATCGAACTGCCGTCCGGTCGGGACCTCGCGGAGCTGGTCGACCGCGCGGTGCGCGAACCCGGCGCGCCGCCCGAGACCCACGAGGTACTGGGAGCGCGGGTCGTGCACCGCGACTCGAGCTGA
- a CDS encoding 4-hydroxybenzoate 3-monooxygenase, translating to MRTTVGIVGGGPAGLLLARLLHRAGIACVVLENRSRAYAERRQRAGMLEQGTVDALRECGAGDRLDVEGLPHRGIELRFDRERHHIDFPALTGGRGVMIYPQTEIVKDLIALQLAGGPPLLFEAEALAVESPLSDSPVVRYVHEGREQTLDCDYVVGCDGDHGVSRAAFPAGTYRTYAHDYPYSWLGILADVPPSGGELVYARGATGFALHSMRSTTVSRLYLQVPNGTDPDDWSDERIWDELAARFAVDGDWRLNRGTITAKSVTSLRSRVHEPMRHGRLLLAGDAAHIVPPTGAKGLNLAVSDVRVLARGLIELHRTGSTQLLDHYSQLCLDRVWQATRFSYDMTRMLHAQPDGDAFDHRIQLARLRRITTSRRAAAELAANYTGLPLGR from the coding sequence ATGCGGACCACGGTCGGCATCGTGGGCGGCGGCCCCGCCGGACTCCTGCTGGCCCGGCTGCTGCACCGCGCGGGCATCGCCTGTGTCGTCCTGGAGAACAGGTCACGCGCCTACGCCGAACGCCGCCAGCGCGCCGGAATGCTGGAGCAGGGCACGGTCGACGCGCTACGGGAATGCGGCGCCGGAGACCGTCTCGACGTCGAGGGCCTGCCCCACCGCGGCATCGAGCTGCGCTTCGATCGCGAGCGCCACCACATCGACTTCCCCGCCCTCACCGGCGGCCGCGGCGTCATGATCTACCCGCAGACGGAGATCGTGAAGGACCTGATAGCTCTCCAACTGGCGGGCGGACCACCGCTGTTGTTCGAGGCCGAGGCGCTCGCCGTCGAGAGCCCGCTGAGCGACTCGCCCGTCGTGCGTTATGTGCACGAGGGCCGCGAACAGACCCTGGACTGCGACTACGTGGTGGGCTGCGACGGCGATCACGGCGTCTCGCGCGCGGCCTTCCCCGCCGGCACGTACCGCACCTACGCCCACGACTACCCGTACTCCTGGCTCGGGATCCTCGCCGATGTGCCGCCCTCCGGCGGGGAGTTGGTCTACGCGCGCGGTGCGACCGGCTTCGCCCTGCACAGCATGCGCTCGACCACGGTCTCGCGGCTCTACCTACAGGTCCCGAACGGCACCGACCCCGACGACTGGTCCGACGAGCGCATCTGGGACGAACTCGCCGCGCGCTTCGCGGTCGACGGGGACTGGCGGCTGAACCGCGGCACCATCACGGCCAAGTCCGTGACGTCGTTGCGCAGTCGCGTCCACGAGCCGATGCGCCACGGCCGGCTCCTCCTCGCCGGCGACGCCGCCCACATCGTGCCGCCCACCGGGGCCAAGGGGCTCAACCTCGCCGTCTCCGACGTACGGGTCCTGGCCCGTGGCCTCATCGAACTGCACCGCACGGGCTCCACCCAACTCCTCGACCACTACTCGCAGTTGTGCCTCGACCGGGTCTGGCAGGCCACACGTTTCTCGTACGACATGACTAGGATGTTGCATGCTCAACCAGACGGGGATGCCTTCGACCACCGGATCCAGCTCGCCCGGCTCCGCCGGATCACGACATCCCGCCGGGCGGCCGCGGAACTGGCCGCGAACTACACGGGACTGCCGTTGGGACGGTGA
- a CDS encoding aldehyde dehydrogenase family protein, whose amino-acid sequence MPLLDPRTWQSRTLAGGEHTVTEPATGERLATVTLAAAEDVTTAAREAHAARSAWAGTPHFVRAAVLRRAGDLFAAHADELREWIVRESGSVPGKADFELHVAAQECYEAAALASRPTGQILPSEAPRLSYTRRVPVGVVGVIAPFNAPLILSIRSVAPALALGNAVVLKPDPRTAVCGGLALAAVLAEAGLPEGLLHILPGGAGTGRALVDDPLVPVISFTGSTAAGRAVGEAAGRLLKRAHLELGGNSALVVLEDADIDAVISTAAWGSFFHQGQICMTTGRHLVHASLYEEYVERLAAKADSLAVGDPHREQVHLGPVIDSAQLAKIQGLVESSTARGAKLAAGGTHEKLFYRPTVLAGVDDTTPAYTEEVFGPVAPVRSFADTDEAVALASAGPYGLSLGIVTRDTARGLDLAERIPTGIAHINDQTVNDEAVAPFGGTGASGTGARFGGEANLEAFTEVRWTTVRGDVAPYPF is encoded by the coding sequence ATGCCGCTGCTCGACCCCAGGACCTGGCAGTCCCGCACTCTGGCGGGCGGTGAGCACACCGTCACCGAGCCCGCCACCGGCGAGAGGCTCGCCACCGTCACCCTCGCCGCCGCCGAGGACGTCACGACGGCCGCGCGGGAGGCCCACGCGGCCCGGTCCGCGTGGGCCGGCACACCGCACTTCGTCCGCGCCGCGGTCCTGCGCAGGGCCGGCGACCTGTTCGCCGCGCACGCCGACGAACTGCGCGAATGGATCGTGCGTGAGTCCGGATCCGTTCCGGGCAAGGCCGACTTCGAACTGCACGTCGCCGCGCAGGAGTGCTACGAGGCCGCCGCCCTCGCTTCCCGCCCCACGGGCCAGATCCTGCCGTCGGAGGCGCCGCGCCTGTCGTACACCCGGCGCGTCCCGGTCGGCGTCGTGGGCGTGATTGCCCCCTTCAACGCTCCGCTCATCCTCTCCATCCGCTCGGTGGCCCCGGCGCTCGCGCTCGGCAACGCCGTGGTGCTGAAGCCCGACCCGCGCACCGCGGTCTGCGGAGGCCTCGCGCTCGCGGCCGTACTCGCCGAGGCGGGCCTCCCGGAAGGACTGCTGCACATCCTGCCCGGCGGGGCCGGGACGGGCCGGGCGCTGGTGGACGACCCGCTGGTCCCGGTGATCTCCTTCACCGGCTCGACGGCCGCCGGGCGCGCGGTCGGCGAGGCGGCCGGCCGGCTCCTCAAGCGCGCGCACCTGGAACTGGGCGGGAACTCGGCCCTCGTCGTCCTGGAGGACGCCGACATCGACGCGGTCATCTCCACGGCTGCCTGGGGCTCGTTCTTCCACCAGGGCCAGATCTGCATGACGACAGGCCGCCACCTCGTCCACGCCTCCCTCTACGAGGAGTACGTCGAGCGGCTCGCCGCCAAGGCCGACTCGCTCGCCGTGGGCGACCCGCACCGCGAACAGGTGCACCTCGGGCCCGTTATCGACAGCGCCCAACTCGCCAAGATCCAGGGGCTGGTGGAGTCCAGTACGGCGCGCGGGGCGAAGCTCGCGGCGGGCGGCACGCACGAGAAGCTGTTCTACCGGCCGACCGTGCTCGCCGGCGTCGACGACACGACCCCCGCGTACACCGAAGAGGTCTTCGGCCCGGTCGCGCCGGTCCGGTCCTTCGCGGACACCGACGAGGCCGTGGCCCTCGCCTCGGCGGGCCCGTACGGCCTCTCGCTGGGCATCGTCACCCGGGACACCGCGCGCGGCCTGGACCTGGCCGAGCGCATCCCGACCGGGATCGCGCACATCAACGACCAGACCGTCAACGACGAGGCGGTCGCCCCGTTCGGCGGCACGGGCGCCTCCGGCACCGGCGCCCGCTTCGGCGGCGAGGCCAACCTGGAGGCCTTCACCGAGGTGCGCTGGACGACCGTGCGCGGGGACGTGGCACCGTACCCGTTCTGA
- the trxA gene encoding thioredoxin, whose translation MSRTMELTKENFDQTVTDNEFVLIDFWASWCGPCRQFAPVYEKAAEANPDLVFAKVDTEAQPELAAAFEIQSIPTLMIVRDQVAIFSQPGALPEAALEDVIGQARKLDMDEVRKSVAQQQAQQGE comes from the coding sequence ATGAGCAGGACGATGGAGCTGACCAAGGAGAACTTCGACCAGACGGTCACGGACAACGAGTTCGTCCTGATCGACTTCTGGGCCTCGTGGTGCGGCCCGTGCCGCCAGTTCGCCCCGGTCTACGAGAAGGCCGCCGAGGCCAACCCCGACCTGGTCTTCGCCAAGGTGGACACGGAGGCGCAGCCGGAGCTGGCCGCGGCCTTCGAGATCCAGTCCATCCCGACCCTGATGATCGTCCGCGACCAGGTCGCGATCTTCTCCCAGCCCGGTGCGCTGCCCGAGGCCGCTCTGGAGGACGTCATCGGACAGGCCCGGAAGCTGGACATGGACGAGGTCCGCAAGTCCGTCGCCCAGCAGCAGGCCCAGCAGGGCGAGTGA
- a CDS encoding NAD(P)/FAD-dependent oxidoreductase: MTETESIAYDVVVLGAGPVGENVADRARAAGLSAAIVENELVGGECSYWACMPSKALLRPAIARADARRVPGLSGAVQGPLDAPAVLAHRDYYTSHWKDDGQVAWLDGIGADLHRGHGRLAGPRRVSVEGPDGELRFLTARHAVAVCTGTRALLPGLPGLAEVKPWTSREATSAHEVPDRLIVVGGGVVAVEMATAWQALGSRVTVLVRGHALLPRMEPFAGELVADALKEAGADVRTGTAVTGVTREGATVVALTDTGDRIEADEILFATGRVPHTEDIGLDTVGLEPGSWLDVDDSLRVTGSEWLYAVGDVNHRALLTHQGKYQARIAGAAIAARAAGVPLLETDLWGAHAATADHAAVPQVVFTDPEAAAVGLSLAEAESAGLRVRAVDVDMSSVAGAGLYADGYRGKARMVVDINREIVVGLTLVGPGVGELIHSATVAVVGEVPVSRLWHAVPSYPTVSEVWLRLLEAYRDM; the protein is encoded by the coding sequence ATGACGGAAACGGAATCCATCGCCTACGACGTAGTGGTGCTCGGCGCCGGCCCCGTGGGGGAGAACGTCGCCGACCGCGCCCGCGCGGCCGGCCTCTCCGCCGCGATCGTGGAGAACGAGCTGGTCGGAGGCGAGTGCTCGTACTGGGCCTGCATGCCCAGCAAGGCCCTCCTGCGCCCGGCCATCGCCCGCGCCGACGCCCGCCGCGTGCCCGGCCTGAGCGGGGCCGTGCAGGGCCCGCTCGACGCCCCCGCGGTCCTCGCCCACCGTGACTACTACACCTCCCACTGGAAGGACGACGGACAGGTCGCCTGGCTCGACGGCATCGGAGCCGATCTCCACCGCGGACACGGGCGTCTCGCCGGGCCGCGCCGGGTGAGCGTCGAGGGCCCCGACGGCGAGCTGCGGTTCCTCACCGCGCGGCACGCGGTCGCCGTGTGCACCGGCACCCGCGCGCTGCTGCCCGGCCTGCCCGGACTCGCCGAGGTCAAGCCCTGGACCAGCCGCGAGGCCACCAGCGCCCACGAGGTGCCGGACCGGCTCATCGTGGTCGGCGGCGGTGTGGTCGCCGTCGAGATGGCCACGGCCTGGCAGGCGCTCGGCTCCCGGGTCACCGTCCTCGTCCGCGGTCACGCGCTGCTGCCCAGGATGGAGCCCTTCGCCGGTGAGCTGGTCGCCGACGCGCTCAAGGAGGCGGGCGCCGACGTCCGCACCGGTACCGCGGTGACCGGGGTGACGCGCGAGGGCGCGACCGTGGTGGCCCTGACGGACACCGGCGACCGCATCGAGGCGGACGAGATCCTCTTCGCCACCGGGCGGGTGCCCCACACCGAGGACATCGGCCTCGACACGGTCGGCCTGGAGCCGGGGTCGTGGCTCGACGTCGACGACAGCCTGCGGGTGACGGGCAGCGAGTGGCTGTACGCCGTCGGAGACGTCAACCACCGCGCGCTCCTCACCCACCAGGGCAAGTACCAGGCGAGGATCGCGGGTGCCGCCATCGCCGCCCGCGCCGCCGGCGTCCCGCTCCTGGAGACCGACCTCTGGGGCGCGCACGCCGCGACCGCCGACCACGCGGCCGTCCCCCAGGTCGTCTTCACCGACCCGGAGGCCGCCGCCGTGGGCCTCTCCCTCGCCGAGGCCGAGAGCGCGGGGCTGCGGGTCCGCGCCGTCGACGTCGACATGTCGTCCGTGGCGGGCGCCGGCCTGTACGCCGACGGCTACCGCGGCAAGGCCCGCATGGTCGTCGACATCAACCGCGAGATCGTGGTCGGCCTCACCCTCGTCGGACCCGGCGTGGGCGAACTCATCCACTCGGCCACGGTCGCGGTCGTCGGCGAGGTCCCGGTCAGCCGCCTGTGGCACGCCGTGCCCTCCTACCCGACGGTGAGCGAGGTGTGGCTGCGGCTCCTGGAGGCGTACCGGGACATGTAG